GCAGAAGCGGGGCTCAATGAACCGGATAAAGCTTTATGCGTTCTTCTATTTCTCGGACCAACTGGAGTGGGAAAAACAGAGACCGTGAAGGCTCTTGCCGAAGCAATACATGGGGAATCCAGTGCATATTGCAGAGTCGATATGAGCGGTTTTTCTGAGAGGCACTATGCGGCATCTTTTTCCGGTTCGCCCCCCGGATATATTGGAAGTAGAGAAAATAATACGATACTAGACAAAAATAAAATTGAAGGAAGATTCGGCAAGCCCGGGATTCTTTTATTAGACGAGGTCGAAAAGGCCCATCCTGTGGTTCATCAAACACTTCTTCAGATCTTTGACAATGCGCTTCTTCGTCTTTCTAGCGGCACGGAAGAAATCCGATTCACAAACACAATTGTAATTATGACGAGTAATGCTGGCTCTGAAGCCTTGAAAGCAGTCGCAGACCATCACGAGTCTTTTAACCAAAGAGCTGACCGTGGTGAAAAAAATGTCGGAATTGACTGGGAGCTTTCACGCAAGCAGATTGCTATGGAGGCACTCGAGCGCACGTTCAAGCCCGAATTTATAAACAGGATAGATGGAATTATAGTTTTTAAATGGCTAAGTCACAATGATCTGATGCGGATTCTTGATATTCAAGTACATGAACTAAATAAACGGCTTCGGAGATACCATAGCTTTCATATTGAGCTTACTCTAGGAGCAAAACAATTTCTCATTAAAAAGGGCTTTGATTTAAAATACGGAGCCCGACCACTAAAAAGAGCTTTACGCCATTACCTACACCAGCCCTTAGCCCGTTTAATTATCGAGGAAATTTTACCACGTAACAGTAAAATAGTAGTCGAAAACGCCGGTGATCAACTTGAATTTGAAGTGATTCCTCCAGAGACTACATCTTTAGAATCAGAACCCACCGTCCTAGAGCTTAAAAGATAATTTAAGCACGAATCTGCGAAAACTATCTGTTTTCTAGGAGAGACTAATGCCTATTTGTCCTAGGTGTCAAACATTAATGATTTGTAGCAAGAGAATTTCTGTGGCAGGGATAGAAAACAAAGAGATTGAATGGATCTGTGAATTAGACAAAATCCAAGCAGAAATAAGGCATCCTGTCCAGTATGTTTACATTGTAATAGGTGATGAGGAAGAGATAGAGGGTAAAAGAAAAAGAGTCATTGAAAAGCAAATAAGCGGGGCAGAACTCTTTGTATACTATGAATTTCTTTAGAAGCTAAATTTATTCTCCATATGAAATGGAGGAAATCATGGATAAGAAAGTAAGCCTACCATTAGATGATGAGCGTTATCAACCCTTGAAAGACCAACTTAAAAATATTCTTCGTAGAGACCCAGAGCTCTCGGATGCAAACTTGCTACGAGAGTTTCTGGAAAACTACAAGGATTACTTTGGCACGAGAACCTCTTCGGAAATCTCAACTGGGACAGATAATATGATTCGAAGAACCGTTCACTATATGGTGCTGAGTGCAACGGATCTGCAAAGCTTTCACATTACCAGCCGCAACTGGTTAAAAGAGCAAGGGTATCAACTTCCGCCCTGGGATACCGAATCAAGCCACAAACTGCATCGTGTGATTGAATATAAAGGGCATGCAGCAGCTGTAGTAGAATGGGAGCCGGAAAAAAACATCACTTTAGACCCAAGTCTTGAAGAAAGTGAAAAGAATTGGGTGCTTGCTATGGCAATCGGTGCGGGTGAAAAACCGGAATGGAGTGTAGAAGAACTACGCAGGTTTGCCGCTTATCTCACGATGGGCAGAGCAGAATTCTCGAATGATAGAGAATTGGGTGATCAAGAAATCGCCGAAAAATACGAAGTGCCGATTGAAGAGGTAGCGTACCGCCGTGGGCTGCCTGATGAGATTGGTACCACCGAGGGGGAGAAAAATAAACATTAAGTCTTTAAAAAAATATAAAATTCTTGAAAAACTAGAAGGGAGAAGTTTTGGTCAGGAAAGGCTATCTACTAGTAGGAAACAACTCATACTATGTTGCAGAGAAATACGTCGAACCGAAAGATATAGCTATAGTTGATGCTTTTTACCTCGTTGTAATTATAGATTCCATTTCAGAAGAAGAAAGGAAAAAACTCCTTATTGAGGCAATAAAAGTTGGGCTCGAGACCGTCCCAGTTGAAGTAGAGGTTCCAGAGAAATACAGCTACACACGGTATGGGTTTCAACTTGACCCGGTAATGATTCAAATAAGAAAAGGCATTATGCCACGGGGTACTACTAAAGAACTGGGCTCATCCGAACACTAGATAAAGAAGACATGAAACCTAAACTAATAGTTTTCTCCGACTATATCTGTCCTTTCTGCTTTTTTGCCCTAAAAATGGTAGAGAAATTACAAGCTGAATATGTTATCGAGGTAGAATGGAAAAACTATGAAATTCATCCTGATATACCTAAAAACGGAGCATCAAAATCTTTTCTCGGAGAAAACTACCTAAAGACAGTAGAGGAAAATATGAGGCTACTGGCTGAGTTAGAAAAGCTTGAGGTTAAATCTAATTCATTTATATCCAACTCTCACCTTGCGCTCGAGTCCTCGGAGTTTGCAAAGGAAAAAGGGGTGTTTGGTTCTTTTCACAAAAAGGTTTTTGAAGCTTATTTTATGGAGGGCAGAAACATAGGAGATAAATCGGTGATTTTAGATATTGCTCAAGGACTTAGATTAGATCCTGACGATCTAAGCTCGTCATTGGATGAGCATCGTTACCACGGAAGATTACTAGAAGTTCGAATGGAGAAAACTAGGCTTGGTGTAATCGGTACGCCGACTTTTATCGTAGGTAAAAGACAACTAGCCGGACTCCCAAGCTACGATGTATTGAGACAATTCGTTGAACCCATAATGAAGAGGGGTGAGTGATGTATCCAAGGGACCTAAAATACACGAAAGATCACTGGTGGATAAAAGTTGAAAATGGAAAAGCACGTATAGGGATCACTCAGCGAGTTGCTGATTTCTTGACCCTTATCACCAATGTAGAGTTTGCAAAATTAGGTGATGAAATAAAAGTCGGTGACACTATAGGTATAATAGAATCCCAGAAAACAACGGTAGATCTCTCCTCCCCATTGAGTGGTAAGGTTTTAGAAGTAAACGCTAATCTAATCAATGACCCACTCCCTTTAGTACATGACCCATATAGAGATGGCTGGATGATTGTAATTGAGCTATCTAACCCAAAGGAGATTGATGAACTTATAGATATAGATGAGTACGTGAAGATCGTTGAGTGGGAAAAAGAAACACAAAAAGGAGTTGGGAGAATCTAAAATCCATTCATCTGAGAACAAACTTCCGGATGAAATTTCCTACTGAGTTAGACCTGAAGATATACGGCGAGACCATGATCGGAATCCCCCACATAGAGGCCGGCCCCCTCGTCAGAAGCTCCTACCATGCGCAGAAGCAGGTGATTAAGCTGGGTGGAGATTTTAGTTAGAATTAACTTTTAAACCTGTAGTTAACCCACTCTTAACTCACCTTGACTTTATCAATATTAAGTTTATATTTGAGTTCCAATTCGAAGCTCTTTTAAAAATTAAGGTTCACGGGTGCCTATGAAGGCCTAAGAGGGAAGTCCGGTGAAAATCCGGCGCAGCCCGCTCGCTGCTGTAAGTAGCCCGTAAAGCCCTTTGCACTATGCCACTGGAATTCTTTTCATGCCGGGAAGGCGCAAGGGAGCCAGATGCTACAAGCCAGAAGACCTGCCTGGGGACTGAGTTTGCTTTTCTTCGAGGGGAGAAAGTAAATGACTTCAACCGTAGAACGAACCCCTGTCTTCTTCCCTGAAGACCGGGGGTCCTGATGAAAAATTTGATCCTGCTGTTCCTCTTCTTATTCTCCGCGGATATCCTTGCGGAAGAGGAAGAGACTATTACGCTTGAGCCGGTGGTTGTCGAAGAAGTACCGGTAGAGCCCCCTCTCGATTACCCTTCCGCTTTTTCAACCGTGATCGACCTCGGTGATTTCGGCGGTGAGTACAACACCACGTCTGAGATTCTTTCTTTCTCCCCGGGTGTAGTGGTGAGAGACTTCGGCGGGTTTGGCCAGCTCAAAACCTTGTCTATTCGCGGTTCATCCAATGACCAGGTGGTAATCCTGCTAGACGGCGTGAGGATAAACAGTCCACTGGGGGGAGGGGTGGATTTATCTACCATTCCCATTGATTACGTGGAGAGATTTGAAATCGTAAGAGGCGGCGCATCGGCCCTGGTAGGCTCTGATGCCATAGGCGGAGTGGTAAACATAGTAACCAAAAAAACAGACGACCCCTTCACCAATTTGTCCTTTACATACGGTTCATTCAACACCCTGAGTGCAAACCTCTCCAGGGCTCAGAAATTAGGAAATCTGAGCTACTTCTTCTCTTATACACACGCCCAGAGTGAAGGCGATTTTAAGTTCAAGTCTGTCAATAACCTGACCCTCACCAGGATAAACAACGAGTTCTTCTCCGAAAGCTTTCTGGGGAAGGTTGAATATGAGCTTAACGGCTGGACGATCGGCTTTCTTAACGAATTTTATTACGACGACAAGGGTGTTCCCGGGCTCGGCGAATTTCAGCAGCCCGATGCGAACCAAAAAGACCTGAGAAACTTAACCAGCATTAACATTTCTAAGAGTGGATTTCTTAGGCAGGACATAGATTTTGACTTGGTCCTGTTCAACAGGTTTGACTGGCTCGAATTCAAAAATCCTGAGCCCACGGTTGGAATCCCTATTGACACCCTCAGCAAGACCTTCAGCTTCGGCTTAAATCCGAGGCTCACCTGGTATGCGCCTTACAACCAGATAGTGACCTTCGCCACGGAGGTGAGGGGAGATATTCTAAGGGATGAGGATTTTGATAACCCTAAAAGGTTTACTTTTAGTTCTTTTCTCAGCGATGAAATCAATCTTTTTGACGACCTCCTTCTCATAAGTCCGATAATACGGTTTGACCTTTACCAAACCTCCGCCGAGGAAAGCACGACCGATACCGGATTCTCGCCGAAACTGGGAATTATATTCTCTCCTCTGAAGTATGTTTCTCTAAAAGGTAATGTTGGAAGGTCTTACAGAGCGCCCAGTTTCAGTGAACTCTTCTTTCCCGAAGAGGGTTTCATCGGCGGAAACCCAAACCTCAAGCCGGAAAGCTCTTTTGATTTTGATTTCGGTCTGGTTTTTTCCCATCCGCGAGTCGGTTTTGAGATTACCTACTTCAGGAACGAGGTTGATGACCTCATTCTTTTCGTTTTCGTCAGCGCGCAGAGGATAGAGCCATTAAACGTAGGAAATGCAACCGAGCAGGGAATCGAGACCAGCCTGGTCTTAAGACCGTTTGATTTTATGGAGCTATTTGCCGGATACACCTTCCTTGACGGTGAGCTCGAGGATACCGGGGCGCAGCTTCCGGGAAGGCCCAGAAACAAGTTTGACTTTCGTGGGGTTTTAACATACCGCTCATTCTCGTTCTTCTGGGAGACACATTATGTAGACAAGATTCCACTTAGTCCATTCCCGGACTCGGCTACCACCGATGCCAGAACCACGAGCGATGTGGGAGGAAAAGTGGAGTGGAAGAATATATTCGTTACGCTCGAAGCAAAAAACGTCTTTAACAACCTGGACGTGCAGGACGCCTTAGACTTCCCGCTTCCGGGAAGGACGATTTTTTTTACGGCAGGAATAAAGTTTTGAAAGAACGAAACTTAGCCACTAATTAACACAGATTAACACGAATAAAGATAAGTGAGATACATGATTCATGATATACAATGCAGGATTTATATGAATATTCTTACATGCATCCTGTATCGTGCTTCGTTCGACTGAGCTCACGACGAAGTCTTGCATCCTTTGTCTTTATTTGTGTTCATTCGCGGCTAAAACGAAAAAAAGGAGGATAAAGCAATGAGGTTCCTTATAGTTATTTTCATCCTGGGGATATGGGGATTTATTATCGGCGGGTGTCAGACGAGTGACGGCGGCTCCGGTTTCATCCCTACCGGCCGCATCGTGGCGGTAGCGGAGAGAAGCAGTTCAGACACGGTTCAAGTTGGCGGACCAAGAGGCTCGGCCACTCCGGGAGCATTTGTAGGGATTACCAACTTAGATACCGGTGATTTTAAAACCACCAATGTAAGGGATGACGGAAGTTTCTCCGTAGAGTTCGACGCCTCGACCGAGGACATATTCAGAGTGGTTATAGAAGAAGACGGCATAGATGAGACGATAGGTGTTTCTATTTTGAGGGATGCCGTGGCCAGAAACATAGCTCAACTTGGCAGCGTACCCACGGAAATAGTGATAAGGGAAGAAAAAGCTTACGTGGTGAACGGTTTCTCCGATAACATCCAGGTCTTCGACATCAATCAGAGTCCGCCCGAGCAAATAGGAACGATAGTCTTACCGCCCGGCTCCGACCCGGTGGCTATGGCTTTTTTGGATGACACCCGTGCTTATGTGGCCAATATGATAGGGCAGAGCGTTGCCGTGGTGAACGTGGTAACAGGGCAGTGCGAGGCAATTATAGCTCGTACTGGCGGAGATTTTTCACCCTGCCAGACTGTGTTTATAGCCGTTGGCGCTTTCGAAGACCCGTCGGGAGTGGCTATTGCAAACGGTAAGGTTTATGTAACAAACGCTAACCTAGATGACTTCTTTGACCCTATTGGAAACGGGTTTGTAACTGTGATCAACACTCAGACAAATCAGTTCATAAAACGTATTGATTCTAGTGGACAGGGGACGAATGAAATAACCGAATTAAACGGGAATATTTATTCCGTAAATGTGGGAGATACGGATTTCGACACAGATACAGGGGATTTCTTCTGCGACCCGGCCTCTATTCAAAGCATTGATGTCATTAATACTGAATCTGATGATATTGCAGACTCCATCTTCATTCCTTTAAGCGGTGAAAATCCCTTTGCCTGTAGTCCAAATAAGCTCGAGCCGACACCGGACGGCCGATTCGGATATTTGGGAAGCGGATTGGCCGGGGTACTGTTCAAAGTTGACCTTTTAAATAATACTCTCATTAGGGGCGCGGATAATCCGATAGTAATAACTTCGGCTGACGACCTTGACGCAACTTTTGATGTGGAGATTCGTGATGACGGCCTGGCGTTCATAGCTCTTTTTAACTCGGACCAGATTGCGGTGATGGATACACTGGATGATTCAGTAAACCCCTTCCCTTTCATAGCCCCTTTTCCTGCTGGCCTCAGGGGGGATAATCCAAATTCTCAGTTCTTTGACGGTATACAGGACATTGCCATAAGGGAAGATGGAGAATTCCCGGATGTTTTTTTTATCACCGGAATCAGCAGTCAACTGGGCTCTATAGATACTTCGCTTATACTTCCGCCGGAGTAGGAGTCGATGGGAGCACATATTTAGACTTGGTTCTCTTCCGGAATAGACCGGCTTAGAAAATCCACATTATAAATGTAGAGACGCATGGCCATGCGTCTCTACGATAAACTGCACGGTGGCTTTTTTGTTCCACGGCTACTTTAACTGTATGATCTATCGAACCTTTTTATTATCTTGCATCGAGTACTAAATTAGTTAAAGATATTTAGGAGAGGATAATTTCTTCTCATTAACTTATTGCGGGGGTTTCTGCTATGCGAATCTGCTCCTTCCTTCCAAGCACGACGGAGATTGTTTACGCGCTGGGGCTTGGGGACAACCTGGTAGGGGTGACTCATGAATGCGATTACCCTCCCGAAGCGGCCAGTAAATCCAGGGTAATAATGAGCCTTATCAACCCGGAGGAGCTTTCCAGCCTGGAAATAGACAGATTGGTAAGTGAAAACCATAAAGCCGGAAAGAGCACCTACATCGTGGAAGAAGAGGCTCTTCGGAAGGCTAACCCGGATATAATCCTTACTCAAGGGCTTTGCGATGTTTGTGCCGTCTCCGGGAACGAAGTCATAGAGGCAGTGAAGGTTCTTGGACACAACCCTCAAATAATTTCTCTGGCACCGAGTACCATTGGTGAAATCTTGGAAACAATCTTGATTATCGGAGAAGCGACTCAAAAGAAGGAGCAGGCAAGGGAGTTGGTGGACAAGCTCAAATCCAGGATAGAAAGGGTCAGGTCGTTGCTTGCGGCGGAGAAAGATCGTCCCCGGGTTTTCTGCATGGAATGGCTCGACCCGCCTTATGTGGCCGGGCACTGGGTTCCGGAGATGGTGGAGATTGCCGGCGGTGATTGTGTGGCCGGGAAACCGGGGAAGCCCTCTTTCCGGGTTTCCTGGGAAGAGATTTTAAACCATGCCCCACAGGTCATAGTTCTCATGCCATGCGGTTTTGGTATAGATAAAACCCTCGAGGAGGTGGACGTCTTAACCTCGGTCGATTTCTGGTACAAGATTCCCGCGGTTAGAAAGGGGCACGTTTATTTAGTGGATGCAAACTCCTACTTCTCCAGGTCAGGACCAAGGGTGGTAGATGGGCTGGAGATAATGGCCAGGATACTCCATCCGGAGGTAGTTGATTTTGAAATTCCCAAGGATTCGGTGCTTAACCTAAGAAACCACATTTTCCTTGAGTCTTTTTTGGGATGAAACGTCCAAAGTGGAAATCACTCAACTCATGGGAAAGAATAGAGGTGGGAAGAAGAAGTTTAAAATCTAGACTTCAAAAGAAGCTAGCGCTATATTATAAGACCCGATGGAACGTAATTTTTTAGGAGTTTTGATGAATCATAATCTGAGTGTGCTTTTACTATTTATAGTCATGATAAGCAACTTAGCGTGCAGTCCTAAAATAGTATCTTTTGAGGCAAACCCAATTTTTGTATGTGAAGGGCAAAGTACCCGAGTTTCCTGGAAGGCTAGAGGCAGCACTGTACTTTTATCTAATCCTTTGCTTCCCGGAACGGGGGCAGTGGAACCTGCCGGCTCCGAGAGATTTACTCCGATTGATACTACCATCTTCACAATCAAGGCTATGCGTAACGGCAGAGAAACATTTGTTGAGCAAGAGGTTATTCTTTTGCCTAGTAGAACGGAAAGGGAGATAGTAATCAGTATCAAGCCTAGTGTTGACGGAGATCTGGTTGGTGTTGAAACGATTAAACCGTCGGTTTTAAGAGACTTTAAAAGCATAGAAACCATAAGAGGGGATATTGATAGGCCTATAACCGTTCTGCATGAGGGTCGCGAGGTTATCCTTCAGGCTAATGGCGTCCCATCCGAAGCGATGCGTGGTACAGGGTTCAGCGGATACTGGGAGGTACGTGCAAAACCTCTTCCCGGAGAGGAATTTGACGACCCGGCTCATGCTCCTCCGGATAGCTTTCGTATATTGGTTAGCCTTTCCTGCACTGGTTACAAAAAGTAACACCTTATCAATATGGACATTGCTCAAGCTGAAAATATTATGGTATCGGAAAACCGGTCTTTAGAAAGCATTTTAAAAAAATCAAAAAGGGCGATCATCATAGGAATAGGGGGAGGCGGGGATATCGTGGGAACGATCCCCACGGCCAGGCTACTCGATATGTTCGGGATAGATTGCATCCTCGGCGGTCTTCCCTGGGAAAGGTCTGTTTTTGACCCCATTCCCGGTCCCAGAGTCTTTGGTGAAATCAAAAATCTTCGCCCATTGAATGATACCGTTTGGTTTGCTAATAAAGACACTGTAACCGCCACCGGGGTCAGATTCGCCGAGACGGAAATGGCCGAGATATACGAAAAAGAAATGCTACTGGTTGACATAACGAAAGGGGTTGTGGGTGTGGTAAAGGGGTTAGATAAGGCGATGTCGGAATTGAATGCGGATCTCTTAATCGGCATAGATGTGGGCGGTGATTCAATCGGATTCGGGGATGAAAAAGGACTAGCCAGCCCGCTTGCAGACGCTATAATGACTACCTCCCTTTCCGAGCTGAGCGGAAAATACGACACTCTCCTCGGCCTATTCGGATATGGCAGTGATGGCGAGCTTACTCCGGATGAATTAGAAAGGTCGTTAAGCTTGATTTCAAGAGAGGGGGGATTTCTTGGAGCTTGGGGAATTACCACTGAAATTCTTCGGGAGATGGAGATGGTGATATCAAAAATTCCGACCGAGGCAAGCAGAATTCCGGTTGAATGTGCAAAGGGGGAGAGGGGAGAAAAGTACATCCGCAGTGAGACTAGGAAGGTTTATCTCTCCACAGCATCCACGGTTACGTTTTATTTATCTCCAGTTGTGGTTGTGGAAAAGGTGTCAAAACCGGCGAGACTGGTTTTGGGCTCTAAGTCCTTGGATGAAGCCAACGAAGCCCTTCATTCCATCGGTCTCTTTACGGAGCTGG
This region of Thermodesulfobacteriota bacterium genomic DNA includes:
- a CDS encoding AAA family ATPase translates to MIAEAGLNEPDKALCVLLFLGPTGVGKTETVKALAEAIHGESSAYCRVDMSGFSERHYAASFSGSPPGYIGSRENNTILDKNKIEGRFGKPGILLLDEVEKAHPVVHQTLLQIFDNALLRLSSGTEEIRFTNTIVIMTSNAGSEALKAVADHHESFNQRADRGEKNVGIDWELSRKQIAMEALERTFKPEFINRIDGIIVFKWLSHNDLMRILDIQVHELNKRLRRYHSFHIELTLGAKQFLIKKGFDLKYGARPLKRALRHYLHQPLARLIIEEILPRNSKIVVENAGDQLEFEVIPPETTSLESEPTVLELKR
- a CDS encoding DUF1152 domain-containing protein, which encodes MDIAQAENIMVSENRSLESILKKSKRAIIIGIGGGGDIVGTIPTARLLDMFGIDCILGGLPWERSVFDPIPGPRVFGEIKNLRPLNDTVWFANKDTVTATGVRFAETEMAEIYEKEMLLVDITKGVVGVVKGLDKAMSELNADLLIGIDVGGDSIGFGDEKGLASPLADAIMTTSLSELSGKYDTLLGLFGYGSDGELTPDELERSLSLISREGGFLGAWGITTEILREMEMVISKIPTEASRIPVECAKGERGEKYIRSETRKVYLSTASTVTFYLSPVVVVEKVSKPARLVLGSKSLDEANEALHSIGLFTELDLERERERSGAKN
- a CDS encoding DsbA family protein; translated protein: MKPKLIVFSDYICPFCFFALKMVEKLQAEYVIEVEWKNYEIHPDIPKNGASKSFLGENYLKTVEENMRLLAELEKLEVKSNSFISNSHLALESSEFAKEKGVFGSFHKKVFEAYFMEGRNIGDKSVILDIAQGLRLDPDDLSSSLDEHRYHGRLLEVRMEKTRLGVIGTPTFIVGKRQLAGLPSYDVLRQFVEPIMKRGE
- a CDS encoding TonB-dependent receptor; the protein is MKNLILLFLFLFSADILAEEEETITLEPVVVEEVPVEPPLDYPSAFSTVIDLGDFGGEYNTTSEILSFSPGVVVRDFGGFGQLKTLSIRGSSNDQVVILLDGVRINSPLGGGVDLSTIPIDYVERFEIVRGGASALVGSDAIGGVVNIVTKKTDDPFTNLSFTYGSFNTLSANLSRAQKLGNLSYFFSYTHAQSEGDFKFKSVNNLTLTRINNEFFSESFLGKVEYELNGWTIGFLNEFYYDDKGVPGLGEFQQPDANQKDLRNLTSINISKSGFLRQDIDFDLVLFNRFDWLEFKNPEPTVGIPIDTLSKTFSFGLNPRLTWYAPYNQIVTFATEVRGDILRDEDFDNPKRFTFSSFLSDEINLFDDLLLISPIIRFDLYQTSAEESTTDTGFSPKLGIIFSPLKYVSLKGNVGRSYRAPSFSELFFPEEGFIGGNPNLKPESSFDFDFGLVFSHPRVGFEITYFRNEVDDLILFVFVSAQRIEPLNVGNATEQGIETSLVLRPFDFMELFAGYTFLDGELEDTGAQLPGRPRNKFDFRGVLTYRSFSFFWETHYVDKIPLSPFPDSATTDARTTSDVGGKVEWKNIFVTLEAKNVFNNLDVQDALDFPLPGRTIFFTAGIKF
- a CDS encoding biotin/lipoyl-containing protein, which encodes MYPRDLKYTKDHWWIKVENGKARIGITQRVADFLTLITNVEFAKLGDEIKVGDTIGIIESQKTTVDLSSPLSGKVLEVNANLINDPLPLVHDPYRDGWMIVIELSNPKEIDELIDIDEYVKIVEWEKETQKGVGRI
- a CDS encoding cobalamin-binding protein, which translates into the protein MRICSFLPSTTEIVYALGLGDNLVGVTHECDYPPEAASKSRVIMSLINPEELSSLEIDRLVSENHKAGKSTYIVEEEALRKANPDIILTQGLCDVCAVSGNEVIEAVKVLGHNPQIISLAPSTIGEILETILIIGEATQKKEQARELVDKLKSRIERVRSLLAAEKDRPRVFCMEWLDPPYVAGHWVPEMVEIAGGDCVAGKPGKPSFRVSWEEILNHAPQVIVLMPCGFGIDKTLEEVDVLTSVDFWYKIPAVRKGHVYLVDANSYFSRSGPRVVDGLEIMARILHPEVVDFEIPKDSVLNLRNHIFLESFLG